Proteins encoded together in one Rhizobium bangladeshense window:
- a CDS encoding NmrA/HSCARG family protein, with product MNTKGWVVKALVRDPQGDKAKALTAQGIELRRGDLADPRSIQTAMSDVDAVFSIQPSSGQGSVYGVSDEQEVLWGKTVADLAKASGVGHLVYSSVGAAGKGITGMGHFDSKTEIEEYIRSLDIRYTIVRPSSFMEMLMLPGMGLDRGEFNFLMRPDQAMQVIAVDDIGKVVAAILDVPAAYAGRTLEIAGDEITGLDLQDVLSRVAERPVTYHRFPDRLLAENRFLGRLAELVDDGRCAGSADMKVLRQEFGDLMTLDTWLEGPGRPLLQNALQAAAVAAVALR from the coding sequence CTGAATACGAAGGGCTGGGTAGTCAAGGCACTTGTGCGGGATCCCCAAGGCGACAAGGCGAAGGCGCTCACGGCCCAGGGCATTGAGCTGCGTCGTGGCGATCTTGCGGATCCGAGATCCATTCAAACAGCCATGTCCGACGTCGACGCGGTTTTCAGCATCCAACCCAGTTCCGGCCAGGGCTCAGTCTACGGCGTATCCGACGAACAAGAGGTTCTCTGGGGCAAGACGGTCGCCGATCTCGCCAAAGCGTCGGGCGTCGGCCATCTCGTTTATTCCTCCGTGGGCGCTGCGGGAAAGGGCATCACGGGCATGGGCCACTTTGACAGCAAGACCGAGATCGAAGAGTACATCCGTAGCCTCGACATTCGTTACACAATCGTGCGCCCCAGCTCTTTCATGGAAATGCTGATGCTACCGGGCATGGGTCTCGATCGGGGCGAATTCAACTTCCTCATGCGGCCGGATCAGGCCATGCAGGTCATCGCAGTGGACGATATCGGCAAAGTCGTTGCTGCCATACTGGACGTTCCTGCCGCCTATGCCGGGCGAACCCTGGAGATCGCCGGCGACGAAATCACGGGCCTGGACCTGCAGGATGTGCTGAGCCGTGTGGCAGAACGACCGGTCACTTATCACCGCTTCCCCGACCGCCTTCTTGCGGAGAACCGCTTCCTTGGGCGTCTGGCTGAACTGGTTGATGATGGCCGCTGTGCAGGATCGGCCGACATGAAGGTGCTCCGTCAGGAGTTCGGGGATCTCATGACACTGGACACATGGCTTGAGGGACCCGGAAGGCCGCTCCTCCAAAATGCGCTTCAGGCCGCCGCGGTGGCGGCAGTGGCGCTTCGCTGA
- a CDS encoding LysR family transcriptional regulator, whose amino-acid sequence MLRDFSDTVAFVKVVQEGSFTGAARALRTPKTRISRKVQELEARLGAQLLHRTTRSLKLTEAGAIYFQRCEGLVKDIEDAESAVAELQQNPKGWLRITSPHWLSTRILAPVLSEFRRFYPDVYPQLLLAHEVLDVVAKEIDIALRLSEGPLPDSSLSARRLGDLPMGIYAAPAYLETHGSPSSPAELVNHACLLTQFYFDKPVHAWPLTREGRRNEFPVRPVAVASDPEGLHGFLLAGEGLQMTSDLRVGSDVAAGRLVRVLPEWSGPAPTLYAMRAGGRIQPPKIRAFLDFLVPRLNLTEIRDENLAASH is encoded by the coding sequence ATGCTGCGTGACTTCAGCGATACGGTGGCGTTCGTAAAGGTCGTGCAGGAGGGCAGCTTCACCGGTGCTGCGCGGGCGCTGCGAACGCCGAAGACGCGGATCAGCCGCAAGGTTCAGGAACTGGAGGCGCGGTTAGGGGCCCAGCTTCTCCACCGGACAACACGCAGCCTGAAGCTCACCGAGGCTGGCGCGATCTACTTCCAGCGTTGCGAGGGCTTGGTCAAAGATATCGAAGATGCAGAAAGCGCTGTGGCCGAACTGCAGCAAAATCCCAAGGGCTGGCTCAGGATCACATCTCCACACTGGTTGTCGACGCGCATTCTGGCGCCGGTGCTCAGCGAATTCAGAAGGTTCTACCCGGATGTCTATCCGCAGTTGCTTCTGGCCCATGAGGTGCTGGATGTCGTTGCCAAGGAGATTGATATCGCGCTGCGTCTGTCGGAGGGGCCGTTGCCCGATTCCTCGCTCAGTGCTCGCCGGCTTGGCGACCTGCCAATGGGCATATATGCGGCTCCCGCTTATCTTGAAACGCACGGGAGCCCTTCGAGCCCGGCAGAGCTCGTCAATCATGCTTGCCTGCTGACACAGTTCTATTTCGACAAGCCGGTCCACGCCTGGCCGCTGACGCGCGAGGGGCGGCGCAACGAGTTTCCAGTACGCCCCGTTGCGGTGGCCAGCGATCCCGAAGGGTTGCACGGCTTTCTGCTGGCCGGTGAAGGTCTGCAGATGACCAGTGATCTCCGTGTCGGGTCGGACGTTGCCGCAGGACGTCTCGTCCGCGTGCTTCCCGAATGGTCCGGGCCGGCCCCCACGCTTTACGCGATGAGAGCCGGCGGACGTATCCAGCCGCCAAAGATCAGGGCGTTCCTCGACTTTCTGGTGCCGAGACTGAACCTCACTGAGATCCGCGACGAGAATCTGGCCGCTTCGCACTGA
- a CDS encoding winged helix-turn-helix transcriptional regulator: MSKTIHGRPYREGLRGPVLTPCAPNSVLARMGDKWTILVMSILAISPETSLRFSAIKNGIPRISQRMLTLTLRNLERDGLVKRHYYPEVPPRVEYVLTPVGKTMLPALEGFTSWIRENWQAIERSREQFDAAET; this comes from the coding sequence TTGAGCAAAACGATCCACGGCAGGCCTTATCGGGAAGGTCTAAGAGGTCCGGTACTGACGCCGTGTGCGCCTAATAGCGTCCTTGCCCGGATGGGCGACAAATGGACGATCCTCGTGATGTCGATTCTGGCGATTTCTCCTGAGACATCATTGCGGTTCTCGGCGATTAAAAACGGCATCCCCAGGATCTCCCAGCGCATGCTGACACTCACTCTGCGAAACCTTGAACGCGATGGGCTGGTGAAGCGGCACTACTACCCGGAGGTGCCGCCGCGGGTGGAGTACGTGCTCACACCCGTCGGAAAGACGATGTTGCCGGCGCTCGAAGGCTTCACGTCGTGGATCCGAGAAAACTGGCAGGCGATCGAACGTTCCCGCGAGCAGTTCGACGCCGCGGAGACGTAG